A window of Exiguobacterium sp. FSL W8-0210 genomic DNA:
CACTATCCGACAATTGGACGGTAGTGACGGTGGACGGTAGCATGTGCGCCCACTTTGAGCACACCATCGCCATCACAGACGACGGCTACGAGATCTTAACGGTCGATGCAGAGTGAGCTGTGCGCGTTATTGGTGTCACCTTTCTATAAGCCAGTATCCACTCGTGTTTGTGACCGATGATCTCTCAATGGCTCTTGTAGAAAGCCCCTAGCGCTACAAATCGTCTGGGCTCCCAATCAACTTTATAGAGAAAGGGGTATAATTGATGGCGAAACAAGATGTAATCGAAGTGGAAGGTACGGTTATCGAGCCGCTTCCAAACGCGATGTTTAAGGTGGAGTTAGAAAACGGCCACACGGTCCTCGCGCACGTCTCAGGAAAAATTCGGATGCACTTCATTCGGATCTTGCCAGGAGATAAAGTAACGGTTGAGTTGTCACCATACGACTTGACTCGCGGACGGATCACATACCGTTTCAAATAAAAACTCCGATTTTTTCAGGAGGAGGTATTCACAATGAAAGTAAGACCTTCGGTTAAACCGATCTGTGAAAAATGTAAAGTTATCCGCCGTAAAGGCAAAGTAATGGTTATTTGCGAAAACCCTAAGCATAAACAAAAACAAGGGTAATTAAACAAGGAGGTGCACACATGGCACGTATTGCTGGTGTAGATATTCCACGTGAGAAACGCATCGTCATCTCACTCACTTACATCTATGGTGTTGGTAAAACGACTGCTCAAAAAGTCTTGAAAGAAACTGGTATCTCTGAAGATACTCGTACTCGCGACTTGACTGAGGAACAATTGAACCAACTTCGTGATGGTTTAGACAAAATCAAAGTTGAGGGTGACCTTCGTCGTGAAATCTCACTCAACATCAAACGTTTGATCGAAATCGGTTGCTACCGTGGTGTTCGTCACCGTCGTGGTCTTCCAGTTCGTGGTCAAAACACTAAAAACAACTCGCGTACTCGTAAAGGCCCACGCCGTACAGTAGCGAACAAGAAGAAGTAAGGGAGGGTAAACTAAGATGGCAAAACGCAAACAGAACGTTCGTAGTAAACGTAAAGTCAAAAAGAATATTGAATCTGGTATCGTGCATATCCGTTCAACATTCAACAACACGATCGTTACGATCACTGATATGCAAGGGAATGCAATCTCTTGGGCAACTGCAGGTAACATGGGCTTCAAAGGCTCACGTAAATCGACTCCTTTCGCTGCACAAATGGCATCTGAAACAGCTGCTAAAACAGCAATGGATAACGGTATGCGTACTGTAGAAGTTAACGTTAAAGGTCCTGGTGCAGGTCGTGAAGCAGCTATCCGTGCTCTTCAAGCAATCGGTCTCGAAGTCACTGCAATCCGTGACGTTACTCCAGTACCACACAACGGTTGCCGCCCTCCAAAACGTCGTCGCGTGTAACCCGTCTTGTACTGCAGAGCGGGGATTCGAGTAGACTTTTGTTGATCGTTTGACCAAGCAAGGCAGTAGAAACGTACACAAGGCGGTTGGCGATTGAACGCGATGGCCAACATGACGATATTCAAGGAGGGGTTCAGATGATCGAAATCGAAAAACCGAAGATTGAAACGATCGAGTTAAGCGAGAATGCTACGTTTGGTAAATTCGTAGTTGAGCCGCTTGAGCGTGGATTCGGTACAACGCTTGGTAACTCATTGCGTCGTATCCTATTGTCTTCACTTCCGGGTGCTGCAGTCACTGCAGTCCAAATCGATGGCGTTCTTCATGAGTTCTCGACGATTGATGGCGTTGTAGAAGACGTTACCCAAATCATCTTGAACCTTAAGAAACTCGCCCTCAAAGTGTACTCGGAAGAAGAGAAAACGCTTGAGATCGATATTCAAGGCGCTGGTGTTGTCACTGCTGCGAACATTACGCATGACAGCGACGTCGAAATCCTCAACCCAGAACTTCACATCGCAACGCTTGCAGAAGGTGCATCACTTCATATGCGTCTTACAGCACGCCGTGGTCGTGGGTATGTTCAGGCTGAAGATAACAAACGGGACGATATGCCAATCGGTGTAATCCCAATCGACTCGATTTACACGCCAATTCAACGTGTAAATTATCAAGTTGAAAAAACACGTGTCGGTCAAGATGCGAGCTTCGATAAGTTGACGCTTGATGTTTGGACGGACGGTTCAATCCGCCCTGAAGAAGCAGTGTCACTCGGTGCGAAAATCATGACAGAACACTTAAACATCTTTGTTGGTCTTACGGACGAAGCGCTCCATGCTGAAATCATGGTCGAAAAGGAAGAAGATCAAAAAGAAAAAGTACTCGAAATGACGATCGAAGAACTCGATCTCTCAGTTCGTTCGTACAACTGTTTGAAACGCGCTGGTATCAACACGGTTCAAGAACTCGCGAACAAGAGCGAAGACGAGATGATGAAAGTCCGTAACCTCGGACGTAAATCACTCGAGGAAGTTCAAGCGAAACTCGACGAACTCGGACTAGGCTTGCGCAAAGAAGACTAATACTATTAATTGCACGAAGGAGGGAATCCATCCATGGCATACTCGAAATTAGGCCGTACAAGCTCACAACGTAAGGCACTTTTGCGTGACCTTGCGACTGATCTCATCATCAATGAGCGTATCCAAACTACAGAACAAAAAGCGAAGGAACTTCGTCCAGTCGTAGAGAAACTCATCACTTTAGGTAAACGCGGTGATCTCCACGCTCGTCGTCAAGTTGCATCGTTCGTTCGCCGTGAAGCTGCTGGTCAAAACGCAGAGGGCAAAGCACAAGACGCGATCCAAAAATTATTCGCTGATGTGGCTCCACGTTTTGCTGAGCGTCAAGGTGG
This region includes:
- the infA gene encoding translation initiation factor IF-1, with amino-acid sequence MAKQDVIEVEGTVIEPLPNAMFKVELENGHTVLAHVSGKIRMHFIRILPGDKVTVELSPYDLTRGRITYRFK
- the rpmJ gene encoding 50S ribosomal protein L36 — its product is MKVRPSVKPICEKCKVIRRKGKVMVICENPKHKQKQG
- the rpsM gene encoding 30S ribosomal protein S13 — its product is MARIAGVDIPREKRIVISLTYIYGVGKTTAQKVLKETGISEDTRTRDLTEEQLNQLRDGLDKIKVEGDLRREISLNIKRLIEIGCYRGVRHRRGLPVRGQNTKNNSRTRKGPRRTVANKKK
- the rpsK gene encoding 30S ribosomal protein S11, producing MAKRKQNVRSKRKVKKNIESGIVHIRSTFNNTIVTITDMQGNAISWATAGNMGFKGSRKSTPFAAQMASETAAKTAMDNGMRTVEVNVKGPGAGREAAIRALQAIGLEVTAIRDVTPVPHNGCRPPKRRRV
- a CDS encoding DNA-directed RNA polymerase subunit alpha encodes the protein MIEIEKPKIETIELSENATFGKFVVEPLERGFGTTLGNSLRRILLSSLPGAAVTAVQIDGVLHEFSTIDGVVEDVTQIILNLKKLALKVYSEEEKTLEIDIQGAGVVTAANITHDSDVEILNPELHIATLAEGASLHMRLTARRGRGYVQAEDNKRDDMPIGVIPIDSIYTPIQRVNYQVEKTRVGQDASFDKLTLDVWTDGSIRPEEAVSLGAKIMTEHLNIFVGLTDEALHAEIMVEKEEDQKEKVLEMTIEELDLSVRSYNCLKRAGINTVQELANKSEDEMMKVRNLGRKSLEEVQAKLDELGLGLRKED
- the rplQ gene encoding 50S ribosomal protein L17, with amino-acid sequence MAYSKLGRTSSQRKALLRDLATDLIINERIQTTEQKAKELRPVVEKLITLGKRGDLHARRQVASFVRREAAGQNAEGKAQDAIQKLFADVAPRFAERQGGYTRIMKMGPRRGDGAEMVIIELV